A genomic segment from Solenopsis invicta isolate M01_SB chromosome 5, UNIL_Sinv_3.0, whole genome shotgun sequence encodes:
- the LOC105205851 gene encoding angiotensin-converting enzyme-like: protein MFFLHLAVCIVLHISIVASKTEEIDYGTSMTINQMDNTFELLNQAIAEMEWQTLANHSIVSPEMYMDFVRLKLKLKNGWCVKLMDLQNDSILVDKKLVHFLCKGPRYTDEIARKIAVINELLSSAYNSARICKVKDHIQRCYNDELDMGKLMATSRNERELRWAWIAWRNRMSRTREFFRQLVDLQNTAARNNGYTDIGEYWREEYEIPDLERVFDEMYQQIEPLYRLLHAVVRFRLAKLYPNVVDMFLPIPAHLLGNLWSQSWEALIDVVFTNYTTVMPNLMDSMIQENYNVIKMIKTAENFYTSLGFPPLPSKFWKNSIFEQKIDSGSSCHATAINMYKKDDFRIFACLETQPQDFNVIYHEIGHVQYYMAYQNQPSFFKNGINSAFHESIGDAVSYGADSSRYVRRLGLIHNVFTTSGNSSKADLRDLHDSLEIALLLRQALLKIPQLSNGLIIEKWRWSVFSGKTKPSTYNAFWWDLHRRYMGIVPPSPRSEKFFDPAAKFHVAYNIPYAGYFLGNFLQVQLFQGMCEASLNLPLRSTAFNLPLHKCDIYDSKDAGKLLRSIMKLGSKANWRRALHAITGYSGYRVEPLLTYYEPVREWLQREIERHGIPVGWD from the exons ATGTTTTTCCTTCACCTTGCAGTATGCATTGTTCTGCATATCAGCATCGTCGCCTCGAAAA caGAAGAAATTGATTATGGAACGTCGATGACGATCAATCAGATGGATAATACATTTGAATTGCTAAATCAAGCGATCGCCGAAATGGAATGGCAAACCCTCGCAAACCATTCCATCGTATCACCAGAAATGTATATGGACTTTGTTCGTCTGAAGCTGAAGTTAAAGAATGGATGGTGCGTAAAATTGATGGACCTTCAAAATGATAGTATATTAGTGGATAAAAAATTAGTGCACTTTTTGTGTAAAGGTCCAAGATATACTGATGAAATAGCAAG GAAGATCGCTGTTATCAACGAATTGTTGTCATCCGCATATAACTCAGCACGAATTTGCAAAGTTAAAGATCACATACAGAGATGTTACAACGATGAATTAGACATGGGAAAGTTAATGGCAACTTCAAG aaACGAGAGAGAATTACGTTGGGCTTGGATCGCTTGGAGAAATCGCATGAGTCGCACAAGGGAATTTTTCAGACAATTAGTGGATCTTCAAAATACTGCTGCGCGAAACAATG GCTACACTGATATTGGAGAATACTGGAGAGAAGAGTATGAAATTCCAGACTTGGAAAGAGTTTTTGACGAAATGTATCAACAAATCGAACCACTCTATCGTCTTCTTCACGCTGTCGTGAGATTTCGTCTCGCAAAATTATATCCCAACGTTGTTGATATGTTTCTGCCAATTCCCGCTCATTTAttag GTAACTTATGGTCACAAAGTTGGGAAGCATTAATCGACGTGGTGTTTACGAATTACACCACAGTTATGCCGAATCTAATGGACTCGATGATACAGGAAAATTACAATGTGATAAAGATGATTAAAACtgcagaaaatttttatacatctcTCGGATTTCCACCGTTACCGtcaaaattttggaaaaactctatctttgaacaaaaaattgataGCGGCTCTAGCTGCCATGCAACTGCAATCAACATGTACAAAAAGGATGACTTTAG aatttttgcgTGTTTAGAAACACAGCCGCAAGATTTCAATGTCATTTATCACGAAATTGGTCACGTACAGTATTATATGGCGTACCAGAATCAGCCATCATTTTTTAAG AACGGAATCAACAGTGCTTTTCACGAGTCAATAGGAGATGCCGTTTCGTACGGTGCAGATTCTTCTCGATATGTGCGTCGTCTAGGATTAATACATAACGTGTTCACGACGTCCGGTAATTCGTCCAAGGCAGATTTGCGTGATTTACACGATTCACTGGAAATAGCTCTTCTACTTAGGCAGGCTTTACTCAAGATACCGCAATTGTCCAACGGACTGATAATAGAGAAATGGAGATGGTCCGTTTTCTCCGGCAAGACAAAACCATCAACATACAATGCATTCTGGTGGGACTTGCATCGTCGATACATGGGTATTGTACCGCCATCACCGAGATCCGAGAAGTTCTTTGATCCTGCGGCAAAATTTCATGTCGCATATAATATACCTTATGCTGG GTATTTCCTGGGAAACTTTTTGCAAGTTCAGTTATTTCAAGGAATGTGCGAGGCATCCCTGAATCTGCCGCTCAGGTCCACGGCGTTTAACTTACCTCTTCACAAATGCGACATTTACGATTCGAAGGATGCGGGAAAGTTATTAAG gtcgatcatgaaacttggAAGCAAAGCAAATTGGAGAAGAGCATTACACGCAATAACGGGGTATTCCGGGTATCGCGTGGAACCGCTCTTGACTTACTATGAGCCGGTCCGTGAATGGCTACAACGTGAAATCGAACGTCACGGAATTCCAGTTGGCTGGGATTGA